One segment of Candidatus Zixiibacteriota bacterium DNA contains the following:
- a CDS encoding M48 family metalloprotease → NEADNYGIQYMIKAGYDPQASITMFEKLAAMSQGDPNFFEKLSASHPQTQERIQKSRDLIDSLRPLPSGIQLYQQKYRSMKSRLR, encoded by the coding sequence AACGAAGCCGACAACTATGGCATACAATACATGATAAAAGCGGGGTATGATCCCCAGGCCTCAATCACCATGTTCGAAAAACTGGCCGCCATGTCCCAGGGAGATCCCAATTTCTTCGAAAAACTCTCGGCCAGCCACCCCCAAACCCAGGAGCGAATTCAAAAAAGCAGGGATCTGATCGATTCTCTGAGACCTCTGCCCTCCGGGATTCAATTGTATCAGCAGAAATATCGCTCAATGAAATCCCGCCTGCGGTAA
- a CDS encoding metallophosphoesterase, whose protein sequence is MKTINFVIFFTIVLAVYGLINYYIFIRGWQSIPSGAGARTYYLILFLFFSLAFIAGRILERFYLSLVSDIFVWIGSFWLAAMLYFFLIIIILDLSRLINHLVTIYPSFVTLDYARAKQTTLLFSIALVAVIILLGHINALSPRIRTFDLTLPKNAGAKAGLNIVAASDIHLGTIIGRSRLDRLVKSMNELKPDIVLLPGDIVDEDLGPVIRENLGEALRNIEAPLGVYACTGNHEYIGGVEPACRYLVEHGIRVLRDSAVCIENSFYIVGREDREISGFARKKRKTLEELMLGVNQNLPVILLDHQPFQLARAAANGIDLQISGHTHHGQLWPLNFITNAIYELSWGYKKIENTHFYISCGFGSWGPPVRVGNRPEIINFRLIFDSHK, encoded by the coding sequence ATGAAAACAATCAACTTTGTCATTTTCTTTACCATCGTCCTGGCCGTATATGGACTGATCAACTATTACATTTTCATTCGCGGCTGGCAATCGATACCATCCGGCGCCGGCGCCCGAACCTACTACTTGATATTGTTCCTGTTTTTCTCTCTGGCCTTTATTGCCGGGCGTATCCTGGAACGTTTCTATCTCTCGCTGGTCAGCGATATCTTTGTCTGGATAGGCTCCTTCTGGCTGGCCGCCATGCTTTACTTTTTCCTGATAATCATAATTCTCGATTTATCGCGCCTGATCAATCATTTGGTTACTATCTATCCTTCCTTTGTTACTCTCGATTACGCCCGCGCCAAACAAACCACCCTCCTTTTCTCTATCGCGCTGGTTGCCGTCATAATCCTTCTGGGTCACATCAACGCCCTTTCTCCGCGCATTCGCACCTTTGATTTGACCTTGCCGAAAAACGCCGGAGCGAAAGCCGGCCTGAATATTGTCGCTGCCTCCGATATTCATCTGGGAACTATTATAGGTCGCTCTCGTCTCGACCGGTTGGTGAAAAGCATGAATGAACTCAAGCCGGATATTGTGCTCCTTCCGGGAGATATTGTCGATGAGGATCTGGGTCCCGTCATACGGGAGAACCTGGGCGAAGCGCTTCGCAATATCGAGGCTCCTCTGGGTGTCTACGCCTGCACGGGGAATCATGAATATATCGGCGGTGTGGAGCCGGCCTGTCGTTATCTGGTTGAACATGGTATTCGGGTTCTGAGAGACAGCGCCGTCTGTATCGAAAACAGTTTCTACATAGTGGGCCGCGAGGACCGGGAAATAAGCGGTTTTGCCCGGAAAAAAAGGAAAACCCTTGAGGAGTTAATGCTCGGGGTCAATCAGAATCTCCCGGTGATCCTGCTCGATCATCAACCGTTTCAATTGGCGCGGGCGGCGGCCAACGGCATTGATCTGCAAATCTCCGGACATACTCATCACGGTCAACTCTGGCCCCTCAATTTCATTACCAACGCGATTTATGAACTCAGTTGGGGTTATAAGAAAATCGAGAATACTCATTTCTATATCTCGTGCGGGTTCGGTAGCTGGGGACCGCCGGTCCGAGTCGGCAATCGTCCGGAAATAATTAATTTCCGGCTGATATTTGACAGCCATAAGTGA
- a CDS encoding dockerin type I repeat-containing protein: protein MKLRCTSLLVLTAAAVLFFPRLSTGQSEGQGTRSNLPHPFDTTCLLSRNADSALNLNLNLQNPYLANRAIHPDIAYFPQFFGPVAGKKVVGVNSEEAPDSIIASAETPRWKYWMIMTPYPLTDETYENPTMRVSNYRDSGWVRPYAIGRRIIKGEIEDDTVWIPEPISRFVGPRESGHNADPELRYDRQRRQLQVIFMNYFRKSEKGSIIAFCSDDGITWDTGDTILLAASHPSVTDPWSGWSLVSPTVVGDTGRSFFLWFVDGISREKGSQIVRLTFPEMGRTWARADTCRIPAPFPDRQIWHIKIRRSPFDSLYYLLATLNQPLYPTVDTMGQFLYISRTGLDWLLVGEAIRHGGRKDWDFMTYRSTFIFEELDGNWDIPVWYTGATERSHGLEWGIAFTTLHLGRKRGDITGDCLIDSLDIIQLVNFLYSHGATLAEAETADVNCDGKIDLIDVTFLIDYPSGHSSMLNCTVESPSE, encoded by the coding sequence ATGAAATTGCGGTGCACCTCTCTTTTGGTCTTAACGGCCGCGGCTGTCTTGTTTTTCCCACGACTTTCCACCGGCCAGAGTGAGGGGCAGGGCACCCGGAGCAATTTGCCCCATCCTTTCGACACGACCTGTCTGCTGAGCAGAAATGCCGATTCCGCTCTGAATCTCAACCTAAATCTGCAAAACCCCTATCTTGCAAACCGGGCTATTCATCCCGACATCGCCTATTTCCCTCAATTTTTCGGGCCTGTAGCGGGGAAGAAGGTAGTGGGCGTTAACTCCGAAGAGGCGCCGGATTCAATTATCGCCTCTGCGGAAACACCGCGCTGGAAATACTGGATGATTATGACTCCATATCCGTTGACCGACGAAACCTATGAAAACCCGACCATGCGAGTGAGCAATTATAGAGACAGCGGCTGGGTACGCCCTTATGCGATTGGGAGGCGAATAATAAAAGGCGAGATTGAAGATGATACGGTCTGGATCCCCGAACCGATCAGCAGATTTGTCGGTCCGCGTGAGTCGGGACATAATGCCGATCCGGAACTGAGATACGATAGACAGCGCCGTCAGCTACAAGTGATTTTCATGAATTACTTTCGGAAATCTGAAAAAGGGAGCATTATTGCCTTCTGCTCCGATGACGGAATCACATGGGACACGGGCGATACTATCTTGCTGGCGGCCAGCCATCCCTCGGTAACCGATCCGTGGAGCGGTTGGAGCTTAGTCTCACCTACTGTCGTGGGCGATACCGGCCGATCTTTCTTTCTTTGGTTTGTCGATGGTATTTCGCGAGAGAAAGGTTCGCAGATAGTTCGGCTGACATTTCCCGAGATGGGCCGAACATGGGCTCGGGCCGATACCTGCCGCATTCCGGCGCCTTTTCCCGACCGCCAGATCTGGCATATCAAAATCCGCCGTTCCCCTTTTGATAGTTTGTACTATTTGCTGGCGACACTCAATCAACCGCTTTACCCCACGGTAGATACTATGGGGCAATTCCTTTATATCAGCCGCACCGGACTGGATTGGCTGTTGGTAGGTGAAGCTATTCGGCACGGTGGCCGCAAAGATTGGGATTTCATGACCTACCGATCGACCTTCATCTTTGAGGAACTTGACGGTAACTGGGATATCCCGGTTTGGTACACCGGCGCTACCGAGAGAAGCCACGGTCTGGAATGGGGCATCGCTTTCACGACTCTCCATCTCGGCCGGAAAAGGGGAGACATAACCGGTGACTGCCTTATTGATTCCCTCGATATTATTCAACTCGTCAATTTCCTCTATAGTCATGGAGCCACCTTGGCTGAAGCTGAGACAGCCGATGTCAATTGTGATGGCAAGATCGACCTGATCGACGTTACCTTTCTGATTGATTACCCCTCCGGCCATTCATCCATGCTCAATTGTACCGTTGAGTCGCCGTCCGAATGA
- a CDS encoding PorV/PorQ family protein, whose translation MKRSLFRILVIWGFVLFLSALLGRTTIASDNGRASADFLNIGISARSAALGGAFTSIADDASASYWNPGGLTALECAQISFSHFTWYQGLNFNFLGAAFPVSDRLTLAVNTEYLSYGEIEGYDADDNPIGDIGSTYDLAAGVAGGYRLTDNLSVGVGLKYIIVSLANVKATALAADLGLRFQTGKFLFGLASSNIGQSLTFYDAGNKLPANIRAGLGYRPFGSSFLVSAEVENQFYGNLAIKNGFEFNYHQRYFIRTGYSFFPSQDGRNLGQSMTFGVGALLGAAQFDYSFSPKENFSAENIHRISISLRMGN comes from the coding sequence ATGAAAAGAAGCCTGTTCAGGATATTAGTGATATGGGGATTTGTTTTATTCCTGAGTGCCCTGCTGGGCAGGACTACTATTGCTTCGGACAACGGCCGGGCTTCGGCTGATTTTCTGAATATCGGCATCAGCGCCCGTTCCGCCGCGCTGGGAGGAGCTTTCACATCCATCGCCGACGATGCCAGCGCCTCATACTGGAACCCCGGCGGTCTGACTGCTCTCGAGTGTGCACAAATAAGTTTTTCCCATTTCACCTGGTACCAGGGATTGAATTTTAATTTTCTCGGTGCCGCTTTCCCGGTCAGCGACCGACTGACTCTGGCGGTTAATACCGAGTATCTCAGTTATGGCGAAATTGAGGGATATGACGCCGATGACAATCCCATCGGCGATATCGGCTCCACCTATGACCTGGCCGCCGGTGTGGCGGGCGGTTATCGCCTGACCGACAATCTTTCGGTCGGGGTGGGACTGAAATATATCATCGTCTCATTAGCCAATGTCAAAGCGACGGCGCTGGCCGCCGACCTGGGCCTGCGCTTCCAGACCGGCAAATTCCTTTTTGGACTGGCCTCATCCAATATCGGCCAGAGCCTTACTTTCTACGATGCCGGCAACAAACTCCCGGCCAATATTCGAGCCGGATTGGGATATCGACCTTTCGGCTCTTCGTTTCTCGTTTCGGCTGAGGTCGAAAATCAGTTCTATGGCAATCTAGCCATCAAGAATGGATTCGAATTCAATTATCATCAGCGATATTTCATCAGAACCGGTTATAGCTTCTTCCCTTCGCAGGATGGTCGCAACCTCGGCCAGAGTATGACCTTTGGCGTCGGTGCCCTCCTCGGTGCGGCGCAATTTGATTATTCCTTTTCACCCAAAGAGAACTTCAGCGCCGAAAACATTCATAGGATCTCTATCAGCTTAAGAATGGGAAATTAG
- a CDS encoding sugar transferase, giving the protein MEQNLTNTGSDTTSNTSLALSNRGVAYGVAVGIEGAAGREAIVSESIWDSVRFYYGEYISGILFVLALFSYTFLMPVAITKPGKSVFSMIDKTLKKILDVLGAIIGLILTSPVFILLPLLIKLDSRGPVFYTQDRVGLNRRRRSRRTFRSEAGDERRARERRREDLLGRPFKVIKFRTMGQDAEKHSGPVWAIQNDSRVTRLGRILRKTRLDEVPQLINVLKGEMSLVGPRPERPFFVKDLAQKVPGYHIRLRVRPGITGLAQVNNGYDSSIDSVTNKVKNDITYIHTWSIWSDIKILMKTVVVVITGRGAC; this is encoded by the coding sequence ATGGAACAAAACCTCACAAACACCGGATCAGATACTACGTCCAATACCTCTTTAGCCCTGTCTAATCGGGGGGTTGCTTATGGAGTGGCGGTCGGAATCGAGGGGGCGGCTGGTAGGGAAGCCATAGTTTCAGAATCAATCTGGGATTCGGTGCGTTTTTATTATGGCGAATATATTTCCGGAATCCTCTTTGTTTTGGCCCTCTTTTCCTATACCTTTCTTATGCCCGTGGCGATAACCAAGCCTGGGAAATCAGTTTTTAGTATGATAGATAAAACCCTAAAAAAGATACTTGATGTTCTGGGAGCGATCATTGGTCTCATTTTGACTTCTCCGGTATTTATCCTGCTCCCCCTGTTGATAAAATTAGATAGCCGTGGCCCGGTTTTTTATACTCAGGATCGGGTTGGGCTTAATCGCCGGCGCCGGAGCCGCCGCACTTTCAGAAGTGAGGCTGGTGACGAGAGGCGCGCCCGCGAGCGTCGTCGCGAAGACCTTCTTGGGCGGCCTTTCAAGGTGATCAAGTTCCGCACCATGGGACAGGATGCCGAAAAGCACAGCGGTCCCGTTTGGGCGATCCAGAATGACAGCCGCGTGACGCGACTCGGGCGTATTCTCCGGAAGACACGTCTTGATGAAGTGCCCCAGTTAATAAATGTTCTGAAAGGGGAGATGTCGCTGGTCGGGCCTCGCCCCGAACGTCCCTTCTTCGTCAAAGACCTGGCTCAGAAGGTTCCCGGTTATCATATCCGGTTGCGGGTTCGTCCTGGAATCACCGGACTGGCTCAAGTCAATAATGGTTATGACTCGTCAATCGATTCCGTGACCAACAAGGTCAAGAACGATATCACCTACATTCACACCTGGTCGATCTGGAGCGACATTAAGATCTTAATGAAAACCGTGGTGGTTGTCATTACCGGTCGCGGCGCCTGTTAG
- a CDS encoding PEGA domain-containing protein, with translation MLCLLPLAVTAQEQPKGLSVDSSPPGAEVSLIGAITLNGLTPVRFTQTLDGNYQVRVKKYGYETYKSSVFLQADRDMSLTVRLSPKTRFKAAARSLLIPGWGQSYTGQKTKGGFFMVMAAGAIASFLIADADFKDKNDHYKLISSEYDNASSYEEKVRLYPQLGIAKKDAYDTENVRRITIGAAVAVWGLNLLDVLFFFPEETGSLTVNSIGLKPDLKSGGAQLVLSHRF, from the coding sequence ATGTTATGTCTTCTCCCTCTGGCCGTGACGGCACAGGAGCAACCGAAAGGTCTTTCTGTCGACTCCAGCCCGCCCGGCGCCGAGGTCAGTCTTATCGGAGCTATCACCCTCAATGGCCTCACTCCTGTCCGCTTCACTCAAACCCTTGACGGGAATTATCAGGTTCGGGTGAAAAAATATGGGTACGAGACATACAAGTCATCGGTTTTTCTGCAGGCGGATAGAGATATGAGTCTTACCGTCCGCCTGAGCCCCAAAACCAGATTTAAGGCGGCGGCTCGTTCGCTGCTGATCCCCGGATGGGGCCAATCCTATACGGGACAGAAGACCAAGGGGGGATTCTTCATGGTTATGGCCGCCGGGGCTATCGCCTCCTTTTTGATTGCTGATGCCGATTTCAAAGACAAAAACGACCATTACAAATTGATTTCGTCGGAATACGATAATGCCAGCAGCTACGAGGAAAAAGTCAGGTTATATCCGCAGTTGGGGATCGCTAAAAAGGACGCCTATGATACCGAGAATGTAAGGCGCATAACCATAGGTGCGGCCGTTGCCGTCTGGGGATTGAATCTGCTTGATGTCCTTTTCTTTTTCCCCGAGGAAACCGGCAGCCTGACAGTCAACTCGATTGGTCTCAAGCCTGACCTGAAGAGCGGCGGTGCTCAGCTGGTGCTGTCGCATCGTTTTTGA
- a CDS encoding fibronectin type III domain-containing protein has protein sequence MKKIFNLLLILALAAGCSRYIDSSDVTQELPLQPPIPIGLKLTHLAEGVSLSWQVSDTAAARSFKIYTADSLNGRYVVRDSSQTFSKTIIGLSAGRNHFFKVSTLVPGGLEGPLSEAVSTRPGTLSITINNDDNYTRLRSVTLAFVVPVAAILVQASEDPNFVDAHWEDFAPTLSRTLSDGDGVKRIFARFQFADGSNSAGSVSDSIILDTRAFIDSVYFALPPVPSPGSAMTFFLLAGETDGSAEVSFPGLTRLVLYDDGTNGDLLAGDRIYSRRYIIPVNLEVAGGIVTGKFRDAAGNDADDRTASALLNISRAPEPATLTAVAESSSSIRLSWSQSAGSDFASYQIYRHINGSVSNNSYLVSIVTSRNTVAFTDDNLQANTPYFYRVYVYDNTGLFSPSNVAADTTPVNLAPLAVKLAVRAQDLSSILTWTANNDNDFASYQIYRDTVVGVTETTGRLLTIINSQTTTTFTDTRPDTLKYYYKVYVYDGQGLMTGSNEVAAP, from the coding sequence ATGAAAAAGATATTCAATCTCTTATTGATACTGGCCTTGGCGGCAGGATGCAGCCGCTATATTGATTCGTCGGACGTGACTCAGGAATTGCCCCTCCAACCGCCGATCCCGATTGGCTTGAAGCTGACTCATTTGGCCGAGGGGGTCAGTCTTTCCTGGCAGGTCTCGGATACCGCTGCGGCTCGGTCTTTTAAAATCTATACCGCCGACTCGCTTAATGGCCGATATGTCGTCCGCGATTCATCCCAGACTTTTTCGAAGACTATCATCGGTCTCAGCGCCGGACGCAACCATTTCTTTAAGGTTTCTACCCTAGTGCCAGGGGGGCTGGAGGGTCCGCTCTCCGAGGCGGTCTCAACCCGCCCGGGGACTCTTTCGATTACCATTAATAATGATGATAATTACACCCGATTGCGGAGTGTGACGCTTGCTTTTGTCGTGCCGGTGGCGGCAATCCTGGTGCAGGCTTCCGAGGATCCCAATTTTGTCGACGCCCATTGGGAGGATTTCGCGCCGACTCTGAGTCGCACTCTCTCCGATGGGGACGGTGTCAAGCGGATTTTTGCCCGGTTTCAATTCGCCGATGGGTCTAATTCGGCCGGTTCGGTCTCGGACAGCATAATCCTCGATACCAGAGCATTCATTGACTCGGTATATTTTGCCCTGCCTCCTGTACCGTCACCCGGCTCCGCCATGACTTTTTTTCTTCTGGCCGGCGAAACCGATGGCTCAGCGGAAGTCTCTTTCCCCGGATTGACCCGTCTCGTTCTCTATGATGACGGCACCAATGGCGACCTGCTGGCCGGCGACCGAATTTATAGCCGCCGCTACATCATTCCGGTCAATCTCGAAGTGGCCGGCGGAATCGTCACGGGTAAATTCCGCGATGCCGCCGGTAATGACGCCGACGATCGAACCGCTTCGGCATTGCTCAATATCTCCCGGGCTCCTGAGCCTGCAACACTCACCGCGGTGGCCGAATCATCTTCGAGTATTCGCCTTTCCTGGTCACAATCCGCCGGGAGCGATTTCGCCTCTTATCAGATTTACCGGCACATTAACGGATCGGTCTCCAATAACTCTTACCTGGTGTCTATCGTGACCTCACGGAATACGGTGGCTTTCACCGATGACAATTTGCAGGCAAACACCCCTTATTTTTATCGTGTTTATGTCTATGATAATACCGGCCTCTTCAGTCCCTCCAATGTGGCCGCCGACACAACGCCGGTTAATCTTGCGCCGCTGGCGGTCAAACTGGCCGTGCGCGCTCAGGATTTATCCTCGATTCTAACCTGGACCGCTAACAATGATAATGATTTTGCTTCCTATCAAATCTATCGGGACACCGTCGTCGGAGTCACCGAGACGACCGGACGCCTGCTGACTATTATTAACAGCCAGACAACCACAACCTTCACCGATACCAGGCCCGATACTCTGAAATATTACTATAAAGTATATGTCTATGATGGACAGGGACTGATGACCGGGTCAAACGAAGTCGCGGCGCCATAA
- a CDS encoding sigma-54 dependent transcriptional regulator: MYKMKNILIVDDDTEVSRSLANLFDPTKFHFYFLEDGQTAVEFVKKHDDIDVILLDVNLPTLSGLDILKQAKLNDISAPIIMISGFVSTENAIEAMSDGAFEYLTKPFEIQKLLATVNKACGFGKCRPALPESKTETENLEINEIVGKSSEIVEIAKLIGQVSKSDAAVLIFGESGTGKELIAHAIHRNSFRNSKPFLSVNCAALAETLLESELFGHEKGAFTGAYFKRLGKFEQAHNGTIFLDEIADMSMLTQSKLLRVLQEKKFERVGGNDTIEVDVRVIAATNKSLVQCMKEGSFRVDLFYRLKVVSIYIPPLRERKGDIPLLADHFLNKFSKQLSKDIRGIAPKALVMLNKYAWPGNVRELENNIHTACVMTKSDILQPEDFPIFSELDSKIEIDLDHLQDDYTELFKKIIDPVLPKLINNSEGKIYYFLESALERALISSCLKHFGSNQVKTSEILGISRNTLRDRISKYNIY; the protein is encoded by the coding sequence ATGTATAAGATGAAGAATATCCTTATCGTCGATGACGATACCGAGGTCTCCCGGTCGCTGGCCAACCTGTTTGACCCGACAAAATTCCATTTCTACTTCCTGGAAGATGGCCAGACAGCGGTCGAATTTGTCAAAAAGCACGATGACATCGATGTCATCCTGCTTGATGTCAACCTGCCGACTTTATCCGGTCTGGATATCTTGAAACAGGCCAAGCTGAATGATATTTCGGCCCCGATCATCATGATTTCCGGTTTCGTTTCTACCGAGAACGCCATTGAGGCCATGAGTGACGGTGCTTTTGAATACTTGACCAAGCCATTCGAAATTCAGAAACTGCTTGCCACTGTCAACAAGGCTTGCGGATTCGGCAAGTGCCGACCTGCCCTGCCCGAATCAAAAACCGAAACGGAGAATCTGGAAATTAATGAAATCGTCGGTAAGTCCTCCGAAATAGTTGAAATCGCCAAACTTATCGGACAGGTCTCAAAATCCGATGCCGCAGTGCTTATTTTCGGCGAGTCGGGGACCGGCAAGGAATTGATCGCCCATGCGATCCACCGCAATTCCTTCCGCAATAGCAAGCCCTTTCTTTCGGTCAACTGCGCCGCCCTTGCCGAAACGCTTCTCGAATCGGAACTGTTCGGCCACGAAAAGGGAGCTTTCACCGGTGCCTATTTCAAGCGACTCGGGAAATTCGAGCAGGCCCATAACGGCACCATCTTTCTTGATGAGATCGCCGATATGTCCATGCTGACCCAGTCGAAACTGCTGCGGGTGCTCCAGGAAAAGAAATTCGAAAGAGTCGGCGGCAATGATACAATCGAGGTCGATGTTCGTGTTATCGCGGCCACTAACAAGTCGCTGGTGCAGTGCATGAAAGAGGGCTCTTTCCGCGTCGACCTATTCTATCGCCTGAAAGTGGTCAGCATTTATATTCCGCCCCTCCGCGAACGGAAAGGGGATATCCCGCTTCTGGCCGACCATTTCCTGAATAAATTCTCCAAACAGCTGTCAAAAGATATCCGGGGTATTGCTCCCAAGGCCCTGGTCATGCTCAATAAATACGCCTGGCCGGGAAACGTGAGAGAATTGGAAAACAATATCCATACCGCCTGTGTGATGACCAAGTCGGACATCCTCCAACCCGAAGATTTTCCCATTTTCTCCGAACTCGATTCGAAAATCGAAATCGACCTCGACCATCTCCAGGATGATTATACCGAATTATTCAAAAAGATTATCGATCCGGTTCTCCCCAAACTGATAAATAACTCGGAGGGGAAGATATATTACTTTCTGGAATCGGCCCTGGAACGGGCGTTGATTTCCTCCTGTCTGAAGCATTTCGGCTCCAACCAGGTGAAAACCTCGGAAATTCTCGGTATTTCGCGCAATACCCTTCGTGATAGAATTTCCAAATACAATATATATTAA
- a CDS encoding sodium-dependent transporter, with protein MAKERQRWGTRLGVILAVAGSAIGLGNFLRFPVQAAKNGGGAFMIPYLIALFLVGIPLMWVEWTAGRYGGGFEHSSAPGIFQSLWKKNRFIKYFGIAGIFGPFLIFMYYVYIESWCLAYAYYSITGQLSNISSNVGFLDFLHSYQGVANPGTFAGTVPAIVFFLITFVLNISVLFYGIRGGIEKLCNIALPILIIFGVALAVRVITLFAPDPLHPDWSSINGLGFLWNPDFSALKSAKTWLAAAGQIFYTLSLGMGVILTYSSYLKKEDDVVLSGLAASSSNEFAEVILGGSIVIPAAFIFFGPADIVKVAESGAFNLGFVTMPQIFNHIPVGAIFGFLWFAMLFLAGITSSVSISQPSVAFLEDEFNIKRHKAVTIFATAAFFLCIPAVIFLHRGVLDDLDFWGGNFFIVFGATLEIILLAWIFGIDKAWDEMHQGARIKLPRIFRFVIKYITPTFLLIILGYWFYTDWWKVITMADVPRENVPYVLGIRLVLLTLLIVIAVLVWLAWRKRKMDKYY; from the coding sequence ATGGCCAAAGAAAGACAACGATGGGGTACGAGGTTAGGCGTGATCCTGGCGGTCGCCGGCTCGGCGATAGGGCTGGGGAATTTCTTGCGTTTTCCGGTTCAGGCGGCCAAGAACGGCGGCGGCGCTTTCATGATACCGTATCTGATTGCCCTTTTCCTTGTGGGAATACCGCTCATGTGGGTGGAATGGACCGCCGGTCGTTATGGCGGCGGCTTTGAGCACTCGAGCGCTCCGGGGATATTTCAATCGCTCTGGAAAAAGAATCGTTTCATAAAATATTTCGGTATCGCCGGAATTTTCGGCCCGTTTCTGATTTTCATGTACTATGTATATATCGAATCATGGTGTCTGGCGTATGCCTATTACTCGATTACGGGGCAACTCTCGAATATATCAAGCAATGTCGGATTCCTCGATTTCCTTCACTCATATCAGGGGGTTGCCAATCCGGGTACATTTGCCGGGACTGTCCCCGCAATTGTCTTCTTTCTCATAACTTTCGTTTTGAATATTTCGGTCTTGTTCTACGGTATCAGGGGCGGAATTGAAAAATTATGCAATATTGCCCTGCCGATATTAATAATATTCGGTGTCGCCCTGGCGGTGCGGGTTATTACCCTATTTGCGCCGGATCCCCTTCATCCCGACTGGAGTTCGATAAATGGTCTGGGATTTTTATGGAATCCCGATTTTTCGGCCCTGAAATCGGCCAAGACCTGGCTGGCAGCAGCCGGGCAGATTTTCTATACCTTGTCGCTGGGAATGGGGGTTATTCTGACCTATTCCAGTTATCTGAAGAAGGAGGATGATGTTGTCCTCTCGGGTCTGGCCGCCTCCTCATCCAATGAATTCGCCGAGGTAATTCTGGGCGGTTCCATTGTCATACCGGCGGCGTTTATATTTTTCGGGCCGGCCGATATTGTCAAGGTAGCCGAATCGGGCGCCTTCAATCTCGGCTTTGTCACGATGCCCCAGATATTCAATCATATTCCGGTCGGAGCAATATTCGGTTTTCTCTGGTTTGCTATGCTCTTTCTGGCCGGGATAACCTCATCGGTGTCCATAAGTCAGCCTTCGGTGGCCTTTCTCGAGGATGAGTTTAATATAAAGAGGCATAAAGCAGTCACCATTTTTGCCACGGCGGCTTTTTTCCTGTGCATTCCGGCGGTCATTTTCCTGCACCGCGGCGTTCTTGATGATCTCGATTTCTGGGGCGGAAATTTCTTTATTGTTTTTGGCGCCACTCTCGAGATAATTCTCCTGGCCTGGATTTTCGGCATCGACAAAGCCTGGGATGAAATGCATCAGGGAGCCAGAATCAAGCTCCCGAGGATTTTCCGGTTTGTCATAAAATATATAACGCCTACGTTCCTGCTGATAATTCTGGGGTACTGGTTTTACACCGACTGGTGGAAAGTGATTACCATGGCCGACGTGCCGAGGGAGAATGTCCCTTATGTTCTGGGGATAAGATTGGTACTGCTGACGCTTTTGATAGTCATCGCTGTATTGGTCTGGCTGGCATGGCGGAAGCGCAAAATGGATAAATATTATTAG